A region from the Hypericibacter adhaerens genome encodes:
- a CDS encoding Fic family protein: MPEAFVSGAAMTRAVSRAARAGRLRKLASRLYTRNLTDPPEAVVRRNLWPIVASFFPGALIADRTALENAPATDGSVCLIAGSDRTIVLPGVTLRARRGSGPLPSDRDFIAGLHLGSTARAFLENLRPSRARGGLVARTLGRRALEERLDSLIRREGEAAANRLRDEARAIAPTLGLEQEAVALDAMIGALLGTREARLSAPAALARRQGRPYDPDRLVLFEALHASLRAWPPLVRPAPARDPEGAATLAFFEAYFSNFIEGTEFAVGEAADIVFRGVIPQERPQDAHDILDTWRVVSDAQEMRRTPNDAKIFTQLLSARHAAIMAGRPDTRPGEFKRLGNRAGATVFVAPDLVRGTLAQGFDLCRSLEAPFHRAVFMMALVAEVHPFADGNGRTARIMMNAELVAAGEERIVIPTVYRANYLSALKALSQSGLTEPLIRMLDYAQRWTAAIGWRGLDETRRELEACNAFLDSGQAEAEGKRLRMPGP, translated from the coding sequence ATGCCGGAGGCCTTCGTCTCCGGTGCGGCCATGACCCGTGCCGTCTCGCGGGCGGCCCGGGCCGGCCGGCTGCGCAAGCTTGCCTCCCGTCTCTATACCCGCAATTTGACCGATCCGCCCGAGGCCGTGGTCCGTCGCAACCTCTGGCCCATCGTCGCGAGCTTCTTTCCCGGTGCGCTCATCGCCGACCGGACCGCGCTCGAGAACGCCCCCGCCACAGACGGCTCCGTCTGCCTGATCGCCGGTAGCGACAGGACGATCGTCCTGCCGGGCGTCACGCTGCGCGCGCGGCGCGGCTCGGGTCCCTTGCCGTCCGACAGGGATTTCATCGCCGGCCTGCACCTCGGCTCGACGGCGCGCGCCTTCCTCGAGAATCTGCGGCCCTCGCGCGCGCGCGGCGGCTTGGTCGCGCGCACGCTCGGCCGGCGCGCGCTCGAGGAGCGGCTCGACAGCCTGATCCGCCGCGAGGGTGAGGCGGCGGCCAATCGCCTGCGCGACGAGGCACGCGCAATCGCCCCCACTCTCGGCTTGGAGCAGGAGGCCGTCGCGCTCGATGCGATGATTGGTGCCCTTCTCGGTACCCGCGAGGCCAGGCTAAGCGCGCCCGCAGCGCTCGCCCGCCGGCAGGGCCGGCCCTACGACCCAGACCGGCTGGTGCTGTTCGAAGCGCTGCACGCGTCTTTGCGAGCTTGGCCGCCGCTGGTGCGCCCAGCGCCGGCGCGCGATCCCGAAGGCGCCGCCACGCTCGCCTTCTTCGAGGCCTACTTCTCCAACTTCATCGAGGGCACGGAGTTTGCCGTCGGGGAGGCGGCCGACATCGTCTTTCGCGGTGTGATCCCGCAGGAACGACCGCAGGACGCCCACGACATCCTCGACACCTGGCGCGTTGTCTCAGACGCGCAGGAGATGCGGCGGACACCAAACGACGCCAAAATATTCACCCAGCTGCTTTCAGCACGCCATGCGGCGATCATGGCGGGCCGTCCCGACACGCGGCCCGGCGAGTTCAAGCGGCTGGGAAACCGCGCCGGCGCGACGGTCTTCGTCGCTCCCGATCTGGTCCGGGGCACACTGGCGCAGGGCTTCGATCTCTGCCGCAGCCTTGAGGCGCCGTTCCATCGTGCCGTGTTCATGATGGCCCTGGTCGCGGAGGTTCACCCCTTCGCGGACGGCAATGGCCGGACCGCGCGGATCATGATGAACGCCGAGCTCGTCGCTGCCGGCGAGGAGCGCATCGTGATCCCGACGGTCTATCGCGCGAATTATCTCTCGGCCTTGAAGGCGCTGTCGCAGAGCGGGCTGACGGAGCCGCTGATCCGCATGCTGGATTACGCGCAGCGCTGGACCGCCGCGATCGGTTGGCGCGGGCTCGACGAAACCCGCCGCGAGCTCGAAGCCTGCAACGCCTTCCTCGATTCCGGTCAGGCGGAAGCGGAAGGGAAGCGGCTGCGGATGCCCGGGCCGTGA
- a CDS encoding MgtC/SapB family protein: MRDIRRHDDGGIVLFSDDIELFYRLGVAIAIGVIVGVERHWRERDEPGGSRTAGIRTFSLIGMLGGAVGLLEGAVADHGGPTGLVTVGAFIAFAIVFAWFKARESEIDRDFSVTTVIAALLTFLLGTMAVMGEMQVAAAGGVALVAILASREMLHRFLKTLTWPELRSAIVLLGMTFVILPLVPDEPIGPYGGISPAKTWTLVVLLAAISFVGYVAVKALGASRGEVVAGAIGGIVSSTALTVSNARKSLAGNEIRPLAAGAAAAGAVSYLRTAALAAGLAPAIMTSMVPPLVAGAAVFIAAAFLLARGQGGTAEPPPGENPFDLMSVLKLTLLLVVVAFLSRAASAVFGAGGLFIVSGLSGLADVDAVTVTVGGLLKQGLAADTGFLALSAGVIANTVAKAVYAAVLGKSGFAWWLGLASALAIAAGAAIHLAVLAIQASG; encoded by the coding sequence TTGCGCGACATTCGTCGGCATGACGATGGAGGCATCGTGCTCTTCTCCGACGACATCGAGCTGTTCTACCGGCTGGGCGTCGCCATCGCGATCGGCGTGATCGTCGGCGTCGAGCGGCATTGGCGCGAGCGGGACGAGCCCGGCGGCAGCCGCACGGCCGGAATCCGCACCTTCTCCCTCATCGGCATGCTCGGCGGCGCCGTGGGCCTCCTGGAGGGTGCCGTCGCCGACCATGGCGGCCCCACGGGCCTGGTCACCGTCGGCGCCTTCATCGCCTTTGCCATCGTCTTCGCCTGGTTCAAGGCCAGGGAATCCGAGATCGACCGCGATTTCAGCGTCACCACCGTGATCGCCGCGCTGCTGACCTTCCTGCTGGGCACGATGGCCGTCATGGGCGAGATGCAGGTCGCGGCCGCTGGCGGCGTCGCGCTGGTCGCGATCCTGGCCTCGCGCGAGATGCTGCATCGCTTCCTGAAGACGCTCACCTGGCCCGAGCTGCGTTCCGCCATCGTGCTGCTCGGCATGACCTTCGTCATCCTTCCGCTCGTGCCCGACGAGCCGATCGGTCCCTATGGCGGCATCTCGCCGGCAAAGACCTGGACGCTGGTGGTGCTGCTCGCCGCGATCTCCTTCGTGGGCTATGTCGCGGTCAAGGCGCTGGGCGCGTCGCGCGGCGAGGTGGTGGCCGGTGCCATCGGCGGCATCGTCTCCTCGACGGCCCTGACCGTGTCGAATGCGCGCAAATCCCTGGCTGGCAACGAGATCAGGCCGCTGGCGGCGGGCGCGGCCGCGGCCGGCGCCGTCTCCTATCTGCGCACGGCGGCCCTCGCGGCCGGGCTTGCACCGGCGATCATGACGTCGATGGTGCCGCCCCTGGTCGCCGGCGCGGCGGTTTTCATCGCCGCCGCCTTCCTTCTCGCCCGCGGCCAGGGCGGAACGGCGGAACCGCCGCCGGGCGAGAATCCATTCGACCTGATGTCCGTGCTCAAGCTGACCCTGCTTCTCGTGGTGGTCGCCTTCCTGTCGCGCGCGGCCTCGGCGGTCTTCGGCGCCGGGGGCCTCTTCATCGTCTCGGGCCTCTCGGGTCTCGCCGATGTCGACGCGGTGACCGTGACGGTGGGGGGCCTGCTGAAGCAGGGGCTCGCGGCCGACACGGGGTTCTTGGCGCTGTCGGCGGGCGTGATCGCCAACACCGTCGCCAAGGCCGTCTATGCGGCGGTGCTGGGCAAATCGGGCTTCGCCTGGTGGCTGGGCCTCGCCTCCGCTCTCGCCATCGCCGCCGGTGCCGCGATCCACCTGGCCGTGCTGGCCATCCAGGCTAGCGGCTGA
- a CDS encoding class I SAM-dependent RNA methyltransferase, which yields MSRTGHRPRKTPFAVRQAEIAVERIGGQGDGVGSLDGRPVYVPATVPGDRLSVRIVSTKGDGLAGEAIELLAAGPDRVEPPCPHFGPCGGCALQQLRDETYAEWKAGLLREALAKRGLRETVLKPLARVAPGSRRRVRFAAGTRGRQVTFGFHQRDSHAVVDIEHCLLLLPALDRLIGPLRSGLEGMLAPGGHAALEATTTEAGIDLLIEQPGNPPDTAMRTRLAALADRLDLARVSWGRPAELPEPIILRRPPAITFGGVAVALPPGAFLQPSREGEALLLAEAQAALEGAERIADLFAGCGSFSLPLSKAAKVHAVEGDKAATDALQAAVKRANIGHRLTVERRDLERAALQPVELKRFDALLFDPPRSGAKAQAEALARGGPPLVVAVSCSPASFARDARILVDGGYRLDWARPVDQFPWSAHLEIVARFSR from the coding sequence ATGTCACGAACCGGACATAGACCCAGGAAGACTCCCTTCGCCGTCCGCCAAGCCGAGATCGCCGTGGAGCGGATCGGCGGGCAGGGGGATGGCGTGGGATCGCTCGACGGCCGTCCTGTCTATGTGCCGGCGACGGTTCCCGGCGACCGGCTGTCGGTCCGGATCGTGAGCACCAAGGGCGACGGGCTTGCGGGCGAGGCGATCGAGCTGCTGGCGGCGGGGCCTGACCGGGTCGAGCCGCCCTGTCCGCATTTCGGCCCCTGCGGGGGCTGCGCGCTGCAGCAGCTGCGCGACGAGACCTACGCCGAATGGAAGGCAGGGCTGCTGAGGGAGGCGCTGGCCAAGCGCGGCCTGCGCGAGACGGTCCTGAAGCCCCTGGCGCGCGTGGCGCCGGGGTCGCGGCGCCGCGTCCGGTTCGCGGCCGGCACGCGCGGCAGGCAGGTCACCTTCGGCTTCCACCAGCGCGACAGCCACGCGGTCGTGGATATCGAGCATTGCCTGCTGCTGCTTCCGGCGCTGGATCGGTTGATCGGGCCGCTGCGGTCGGGCCTCGAGGGCATGCTGGCACCGGGCGGTCATGCCGCGCTCGAGGCAACGACGACCGAGGCCGGAATCGATCTGTTGATTGAGCAGCCAGGAAACCCGCCCGACACGGCGATGCGGACGCGGCTGGCGGCGCTGGCCGATCGGCTCGATCTGGCGCGCGTGAGCTGGGGCCGTCCCGCCGAGCTGCCGGAACCCATCATCCTGCGCCGTCCGCCGGCGATCACCTTTGGCGGCGTTGCGGTGGCGCTGCCGCCGGGCGCCTTCCTGCAGCCGAGCCGCGAAGGCGAGGCGCTGCTCCTGGCCGAAGCGCAGGCGGCGCTCGAGGGGGCGGAGCGCATCGCCGATCTCTTCGCCGGCTGCGGCAGCTTCAGCCTGCCGCTGTCGAAAGCGGCCAAGGTCCATGCGGTCGAGGGCGACAAAGCGGCGACCGATGCGCTGCAGGCGGCGGTCAAGCGCGCCAATATCGGCCATCGTCTGACGGTCGAACGGCGCGATCTCGAGCGCGCGGCGCTGCAGCCCGTCGAGCTCAAACGCTTCGACGCGCTCCTGTTCGATCCGCCGCGGAGCGGCGCCAAGGCGCAGGCCGAAGCCCTCGCGCGCGGCGGCCCGCCGCTCGTGGTCGCCGTCTCCTGCAGCCCCGCCAGCTTCGCGCGCGACGCGCGCATCCTCGTCGACGGTGGCTATCGCCTCGACTGGGCCCGGCCGGTCGACCAGTTCCCCTGGTCGGCGCATCTCGAGATCGTGGCGCGGTTCAGCCGCTAG
- a CDS encoding HD domain-containing protein → MTQATVLTDRFDRALLYATHVHGGQVRKGTGTLYVAHLLAVAATVLEYGGGEDLAIAGLLHDSAEDQGGKARLDDVRNRFGPRVARIVEACSDSLADTAAGERKAGWEERKRKYIAHLEKAGEDVLRVSLADKVHNARAILRDLRKSEIGAEIWKRFGQPKERTLWYYESLAEVFKRRLPGQLAEELAEIVAVLKAE, encoded by the coding sequence ATGACCCAGGCCACCGTCCTGACCGATCGCTTCGATCGGGCGCTGCTCTATGCCACCCATGTCCATGGTGGCCAAGTGCGGAAGGGCACCGGCACGCTCTATGTCGCCCACCTGCTCGCGGTGGCGGCGACCGTGCTGGAGTACGGCGGCGGCGAGGACCTCGCCATCGCCGGCCTGCTTCATGACAGCGCCGAGGACCAGGGCGGCAAGGCACGGCTCGATGACGTGCGCAACCGCTTCGGTCCGCGCGTCGCCCGCATCGTCGAGGCCTGCTCTGACAGCCTCGCAGACACCGCTGCGGGCGAGCGCAAGGCCGGCTGGGAGGAGCGCAAGCGAAAATATATCGCTCACCTGGAGAAGGCCGGCGAGGACGTGCTGCGCGTCTCGCTCGCCGACAAGGTCCACAACGCCCGCGCCATCCTGCGCGATCTGAGGAAGTCCGAGATCGGCGCGGAGATATGGAAGCGCTTCGGCCAGCCGAAGGAGCGGACGCTCTGGTATTACGAGAGCCTGGCCGAGGTGTTCAAACGGAGGCTGCCGGGGCAACTCGCGGAGGAGCTGGCCGAGATCGTGGCGGTGCTGAAGGCGGAATGA
- the fabI gene encoding enoyl-ACP reductase FabI, producing MTGSKGVMAGKRGLIMGVANDRSIAWGIARAVADQGAELAFTYQGEALEKRVRPLAASIGAKLVVPCDVSTDASIDSAFAEVEKSWGGLDFVVHAIAFSDKDELKGKYLSTSRANFALTLDISCYSFTAVAQRAVPLMKNGGSLLTLSYYGAERVMPHYNVMGVAKAALEASVRYLAADLGEQNIRVNAISAGPIKTLAASGIGDFRYILRWNELNSPLKRNVTTEQVGGAGLYLLSDLSSGVTGEVHHVDSGYHLVGMLRTESAPELAQMLQNFDVKS from the coding sequence ATGACGGGCTCCAAGGGCGTGATGGCCGGCAAGCGCGGCCTGATCATGGGGGTCGCGAACGACCGGTCGATCGCCTGGGGCATTGCCCGCGCCGTGGCCGACCAGGGCGCCGAGCTCGCCTTCACCTATCAAGGCGAGGCCCTCGAGAAGCGCGTGCGGCCGCTGGCGGCCTCGATCGGCGCCAAGCTGGTGGTGCCCTGCGACGTCTCGACGGACGCCAGCATCGACAGCGCCTTCGCCGAGGTGGAGAAGAGCTGGGGCGGGCTCGATTTCGTGGTGCATGCCATCGCCTTCTCCGACAAGGACGAGCTCAAGGGCAAGTATCTTTCGACCAGCCGCGCCAACTTCGCCCTCACGCTCGACATCTCCTGCTACTCCTTCACCGCTGTCGCCCAGCGCGCCGTGCCGCTGATGAAGAACGGCGGCAGCCTGCTCACCCTCTCCTATTACGGCGCCGAGCGTGTCATGCCGCATTACAACGTGATGGGCGTCGCCAAGGCGGCACTCGAGGCCAGCGTGCGCTATCTCGCGGCCGATCTCGGGGAGCAGAATATCCGCGTCAATGCCATCTCGGCCGGCCCGATCAAGACGCTGGCGGCCTCGGGTATCGGCGACTTCCGCTACATCCTCAGATGGAACGAGCTGAACTCGCCCCTGAAACGCAACGTCACGACCGAGCAGGTCGGCGGTGCCGGGCTCTATCTCCTCTCCGATCTCTCCTCCGGCGTGACGGGCGAGGTGCATCATGTCGACAGCGGCTATCACCTGGTCGGCATGCTGCGGACCGAATCCGCGCCCGAGCTCGCCCAGATGCTTCAGAACTTCGACGTGAAGTCCTGA
- the aroC gene encoding chorismate synthase, with protein sequence MSFNSFGQLFRFTTWGESHGPAIGCVVDGTPPLIPLAEPDIQHWLERRKPGQSRFTTQRRESDTVRILSGVFEGVTTGTPISLMIENEDQRSKDYSEIKDRFRPGHADYTYWAKYGIRDHRGGGRSSARETASRVAAGAIARKVLAHILGPSVVIRGALVQIGRQPIDRNRWRWEAVEQNPFWCPDPETVPIWETELDAVRKAGSSTGAVIEVIASGVPAGLGAPIYGKLDADLASAMMSVNAVKGVEIGAGFAAAALSGESNADEMTMEGGKVAFRSNQAGGILGGISTGQDIVVRFAVKPTSSILTPRHSVTTDGREVDVSTRGRHDPCVGIRAVPVGEAMMACVLADHLLRHRGQVGG encoded by the coding sequence ATGTCCTTCAACAGCTTCGGCCAGCTCTTCCGCTTCACCACCTGGGGGGAGAGCCATGGGCCCGCCATCGGCTGCGTGGTCGACGGCACGCCGCCGCTGATCCCGCTCGCCGAGCCCGACATCCAGCATTGGCTCGAGCGGCGCAAGCCCGGCCAGTCGCGCTTCACGACGCAACGGCGAGAATCCGACACGGTGCGCATCCTCTCCGGCGTGTTCGAGGGCGTCACCACCGGCACGCCGATCAGCCTGATGATCGAGAACGAGGACCAGCGTTCCAAGGATTACAGCGAGATCAAGGACAGGTTCCGGCCCGGCCATGCCGACTACACCTACTGGGCCAAATACGGCATCCGCGACCATCGCGGCGGCGGACGTTCCTCGGCGCGCGAGACCGCGAGCCGCGTCGCCGCCGGCGCCATCGCACGCAAGGTTCTCGCCCATATCCTGGGCCCGTCGGTCGTCATTCGCGGTGCGCTCGTCCAGATCGGCCGCCAGCCGATCGACCGCAACCGCTGGCGCTGGGAGGCGGTCGAGCAGAATCCGTTCTGGTGCCCCGACCCCGAGACCGTACCGATCTGGGAAACCGAGCTCGACGCCGTGCGCAAGGCCGGGTCCTCGACCGGCGCGGTTATCGAAGTGATCGCGTCAGGTGTTCCGGCGGGCCTCGGCGCGCCGATCTATGGCAAGCTCGACGCGGACCTGGCCTCGGCGATGATGAGCGTTAACGCGGTCAAGGGCGTCGAGATCGGCGCCGGCTTCGCGGCCGCCGCCCTCTCCGGCGAAAGCAATGCCGACGAGATGACGATGGAAGGCGGCAAGGTCGCGTTCCGGTCGAACCAGGCCGGCGGCATCCTGGGCGGCATCTCCACAGGCCAGGACATCGTGGTCCGCTTCGCCGTCAAGCCGACCAGCTCGATCCTGACGCCGCGCCATTCGGTCACGACCGATGGAAGGGAGGTCGATGTTTCGACCCGGGGCCGCCACGATCCTTGCGTCGGCATCCGCGCGGTCCCTGTCGGCGAAGCCATGATGGCCTGCGTGCTCGCGGATCACCTCCTGCGTCATCGGGGGCAGGTGGGAGGCTGA
- a CDS encoding chaperone modulator CbpM, with amino-acid sequence MTRWTLEQVVAEIGVDRAAVTSWVEQHWVLPESEGGAWHFDDLDLARLRLIAELTQELEIGDEAIPVVLNLLDQIYQLRDKLAALEQAIEQASPDCRAEIAQILGGGKTDD; translated from the coding sequence ATGACCCGCTGGACGCTGGAGCAAGTGGTGGCCGAGATCGGCGTCGATCGCGCCGCCGTGACGAGCTGGGTCGAGCAGCACTGGGTGCTGCCGGAGAGCGAAGGCGGCGCCTGGCATTTCGACGATCTCGATCTGGCCAGGCTGCGCCTCATCGCCGAGCTCACCCAGGAGCTCGAGATCGGCGACGAGGCGATCCCGGTCGTGCTCAATCTCCTCGACCAGATCTACCAGCTCCGCGACAAGCTCGCGGCCCTGGAACAGGCGATCGAGCAGGCCTCGCCGGATTGCCGCGCCGAGATCGCGCAGATCCTGGGCGGCGGCAAGACCGACGATTAG
- the sppA gene encoding signal peptide peptidase SppA: MGFFRWIGRILIGALAGIGLLVIAAVLLAGSVWRDLSNRIEPVPEQTLLTLDLSDGVNESNDADPFALAGFTRGITMPDLVLGLEAASHDARIKGLALKLGTGDLPLARAQEIRDALTAFRAQGKFILAFAESFGEAGNGNSHYLLATGADEIWLQPSGDVGLTGLRLETPFFRDALDWIGVSVQMDRRKEYKGAIDSLTSNSMPAPQRENLQQLVNSMSTALAQAVAARIGGDEEAARALIDQGPFLAADALKAKLVDRLAYRDEFETELDRRAAGAKRYALADYAAMVKPPKDAPQIALIHGLGPIQLAADGSPFGDVVMDAQTVSEALRSAREDPAVKAILFRIDSPGGSYVAADTIWREVARAREEGKPVVVSMSGVAASGGYFVAAPAAVIVAEPTTITGSIGVFGGKFVLSELWTKLGVTFDGVQAGANADMDSANRDYSFAGWNHLQASLDTIYQDFVTKVGAGRKLGADAVEQVAKGQVWSGADAAQNGLVDKLGGLSVAIAEARRAAGLAPDTPIQLVPFPQAPHDLTSFLEQFAKAAETRQFALLGRIGRIAAGFERLLDANSSVQAQMAPVIPASR; the protein is encoded by the coding sequence ATGGGATTCTTCCGCTGGATCGGGCGCATCCTCATCGGCGCCCTGGCGGGCATTGGCTTGCTGGTCATTGCCGCCGTCCTCCTCGCCGGTTCCGTCTGGCGCGATCTCTCCAACCGCATCGAGCCGGTGCCGGAGCAGACGCTGCTGACCCTCGACCTCAGCGACGGCGTGAACGAGAGCAACGACGCCGATCCCTTCGCCCTGGCCGGCTTCACCCGGGGCATCACCATGCCGGATCTGGTGCTGGGCCTCGAGGCCGCCAGCCATGACGCCCGCATCAAGGGCCTGGCGCTGAAGCTTGGCACCGGCGACCTGCCGCTCGCCCGCGCCCAGGAGATCCGCGATGCCCTGACCGCCTTCCGCGCCCAGGGCAAGTTCATTCTCGCCTTCGCCGAAAGCTTCGGCGAGGCCGGCAACGGCAACAGTCACTATCTGCTGGCGACCGGTGCCGACGAGATCTGGCTGCAGCCCTCGGGCGATGTCGGATTGACCGGGCTGCGCCTCGAGACCCCTTTCTTCCGCGACGCGCTCGACTGGATCGGCGTCTCGGTCCAGATGGATCGGCGCAAGGAATACAAGGGTGCCATCGACAGCCTGACCTCGAATTCCATGCCCGCCCCGCAGCGCGAGAATCTGCAGCAGCTGGTCAATTCGATGTCGACCGCGCTGGCGCAAGCCGTCGCGGCGCGGATCGGCGGCGACGAGGAGGCGGCGCGCGCCCTGATCGACCAAGGCCCGTTCCTGGCGGCCGACGCGCTCAAGGCCAAGCTGGTCGACCGGCTCGCCTATCGCGACGAGTTCGAGACGGAGCTCGATCGGCGCGCGGCCGGCGCCAAGCGCTATGCGCTTGCCGACTATGCCGCGATGGTGAAGCCGCCCAAGGACGCGCCGCAGATCGCCCTGATCCACGGGCTGGGTCCGATCCAGCTCGCCGCGGACGGCAGCCCCTTCGGCGATGTCGTCATGGACGCCCAGACCGTCTCCGAAGCGCTGCGCTCGGCCCGCGAGGATCCCGCCGTCAAGGCCATCCTGTTCCGTATCGACAGCCCCGGCGGCTCCTATGTCGCGGCCGACACGATCTGGCGCGAGGTGGCGCGGGCGCGCGAGGAAGGCAAGCCGGTCGTGGTCTCGATGAGCGGCGTGGCCGCATCGGGCGGCTATTTCGTGGCGGCACCGGCCGCCGTGATCGTCGCCGAGCCCACCACCATCACCGGCTCGATCGGCGTCTTCGGCGGCAAGTTCGTGCTGAGCGAGCTCTGGACCAAGCTCGGTGTCACCTTCGATGGCGTGCAGGCCGGCGCCAATGCCGACATGGACAGCGCCAATCGCGACTACAGCTTTGCCGGCTGGAACCATCTCCAAGCCTCGCTGGACACGATCTATCAGGATTTCGTCACCAAGGTCGGCGCCGGCCGCAAGCTCGGTGCCGATGCCGTCGAGCAGGTGGCCAAAGGGCAGGTCTGGAGCGGCGCCGACGCGGCGCAGAACGGCCTGGTCGACAAGCTGGGCGGGCTCTCGGTCGCGATCGCGGAGGCGCGCCGGGCGGCGGGCCTGGCCCCGGACACGCCGATCCAGCTGGTTCCCTTCCCGCAGGCGCCCCACGACCTGACCTCCTTCCTGGAGCAGTTCGCCAAGGCCGCCGAGACGCGCCAGTTCGCCCTGCTGGGCCGGATTGGCCGGATCGCCGCCGGTTTCGAGCGGTTGCTGGATGCGAATTCGTCGGTCCAGGCCCAAATGGCGCCGGTCATCCCCGCTTCGCGCTGA
- a CDS encoding DUF2165 family protein: protein MPALRLSKIALVAAVALFALLVAFGNVTDYGSNLAFVQHVFMMDTIFPGSTIKYRAITSPALQRAGYAAIIAAEALTGILCAWGALRLWRLRRAPAHDFNRGKAVAIVGLTLGFLLWQVGFMTVGGEWFGMWMSSQWNGIESAFRFFITILGVLIYLALPDGEIEG from the coding sequence ATGCCCGCCCTGCGCCTCTCCAAGATCGCGCTCGTCGCCGCCGTCGCGCTCTTCGCGCTGCTGGTCGCCTTCGGCAATGTGACCGACTACGGCAGCAATCTCGCCTTCGTCCAGCATGTCTTCATGATGGACACGATCTTCCCCGGCTCGACGATCAAGTACCGCGCGATCACCTCGCCGGCCCTGCAGCGGGCGGGCTATGCCGCCATCATCGCGGCCGAGGCCCTGACCGGCATCCTCTGCGCCTGGGGCGCGCTGCGGCTCTGGCGCCTCCGCCGCGCCCCGGCGCACGACTTCAACCGGGGCAAAGCGGTCGCGATCGTGGGCCTGACCCTGGGCTTCCTGCTCTGGCAGGTGGGCTTCATGACGGTCGGCGGCGAATGGTTCGGGATGTGGATGTCGAGCCAGTGGAACGGCATCGAATCCGCCTTCCGCTTCTTCATCACCATCCTCGGCGTGCTGATCTATCTGGCCTTGCCGGACGGCGAGATCGAGGGCTGA